A single region of the Pseudomonas sp. B21-023 genome encodes:
- a CDS encoding hydrolase, translated as MLIDPRKATLLVVDIQEKLIGAMSDPEGTAARARWLLAATAELELPTVISEQYPKGLGHTLATLKAAAPAAEIVEKMHFSCVAAECLPPSLLAREQVIVCGMETHVCVLQTVLGLLALGKQVFVVEDTCDSRTPASKAAGLARMRDAGAQVVTREMVLFELLRSSSHPLFRQISKTYLVGEQP; from the coding sequence ATGCTGATCGATCCTCGCAAGGCCACGCTGTTGGTCGTCGATATCCAGGAAAAGCTCATCGGCGCGATGAGCGATCCCGAGGGCACGGCGGCCCGCGCCCGCTGGCTGCTGGCGGCAACCGCCGAACTCGAGCTGCCCACCGTGATCTCCGAGCAGTATCCCAAGGGTCTGGGCCACACCCTGGCCACCCTCAAGGCCGCGGCGCCAGCCGCTGAGATTGTCGAGAAAATGCACTTCTCCTGCGTCGCCGCCGAATGCCTGCCGCCCAGCCTGCTGGCGCGCGAGCAGGTGATCGTCTGTGGCATGGAGACCCATGTCTGCGTGCTGCAGACCGTGCTCGGCCTGCTGGCCCTGGGCAAGCAGGTGTTCGTGGTCGAGGATACCTGCGACAGCCGCACCCCGGCCAGCAAGGCGGCGGGCCTGGCGCGCATGCGCGATGCCGGGGCGCAGGTGGTCACCCGCGAGATGGTGCTGTTCGAATTGCTGCGCAGCTCCAGCCATCCGCTGTTCCGCCAGATCAGCAAGACCTACCTGGTGGGGGAGCAACCCTGA
- a CDS encoding metal ABC transporter substrate-binding protein — protein MLRFARHTLALLLACALPALALADNGKPLRIGITLHPYYSYVSNIVGDKAEVVPLIPAGFNPHAYEPRAEDIKRIGSLDVIVLNGVGHDDFADRMIAASEKPDIRTIESNANVPLLAATGIAARGAGKVVNPHTFLSISATIAQVNNIARELGKLDPDNARFYTQNARAYAKRLRGLRAEALAKVTQAPDATFRVATIHAAYDYLVRDFGLEVTAVVEPAHGIEPSPAQLKKTIDQLKALDVKVIFSEMDFPSAYVDTIHRESGVRIYPLTHISYGDYTKEKYEVEMKRNLDTVVQAIQENRT, from the coding sequence ATGCTCCGCTTCGCCCGCCACACCCTGGCGCTGCTCCTGGCCTGCGCCCTGCCCGCCCTGGCCCTCGCCGACAACGGCAAGCCCCTGCGCATCGGCATCACCCTGCATCCCTACTACAGCTACGTGAGCAACATTGTCGGCGACAAGGCCGAAGTGGTGCCGCTGATCCCGGCCGGTTTCAACCCGCATGCCTACGAGCCGCGCGCCGAGGACATCAAGCGTATCGGCAGCCTCGACGTGATCGTGCTCAACGGCGTCGGCCACGACGACTTCGCCGACCGCATGATCGCCGCCAGCGAAAAGCCCGACATCAGGACCATCGAGTCCAACGCCAACGTGCCGCTGCTGGCGGCCACCGGCATCGCCGCCCGCGGCGCCGGCAAGGTGGTCAACCCGCACACCTTCCTGTCGATCAGCGCCACCATCGCCCAGGTCAACAACATCGCCCGCGAACTGGGCAAGCTCGATCCGGACAACGCCAGGTTCTATACGCAAAATGCCCGTGCCTACGCCAAGCGCCTGCGTGGCTTGCGTGCCGAGGCCCTGGCCAAGGTCACCCAGGCGCCGGACGCGACCTTCCGCGTGGCCACCATCCACGCTGCCTACGACTACCTGGTGCGTGACTTTGGCCTGGAAGTCACCGCCGTGGTGGAGCCTGCCCATGGTATCGAGCCGAGCCCGGCGCAGTTGAAGAAGACCATCGACCAGCTCAAGGCGCTGGACGTGAAGGTGATCTTCTCGGAGATGGACTTCCCCTCGGCCTATGTCGACACCATCCACCGCGAGTCCGGCGTGCGCATATACCCGCTCACCCACATTTCCTACGGCGACTACACCAAGGAGAAGTACGAGGTGGAGATGAAGCGCAACCTCGACACCGTGGTCCAGGCCATCCAGGAGAACCGCACGTGA
- a CDS encoding DUF1615 domain-containing protein, which yields MLAFGLLALGLLQGCAGRREEAPEADPAKVRAQLMRLLPAQVKDRQGWAEDIQVAFQAQGISPSKSNLCAVLAVTEQESTFNADPQVPNLGRIAREEIDRRAARLHVPRLLVDGALSTPSANGKTYQQRLLAVRSEKQLSALYDEVIGGLPLGRSLLGGLNPVRTGGPMQVSVDFAEQHAKGYPYDHPGSIRQEVFSRRGGMYFGIAHLLGYPTHYPRQLYRFADFNAGWYASRNAAFQAALSRASGVPLALDGDLIAPGAIMPGTTEQAARKLGAKLGLRNPQIRAQLEKENDLALEETELYHKVFALAEAKAGKPLPRAVLPGIELKSPKITRKLTTAWFAGRVDERYQRCMKR from the coding sequence CTGTTGGCCTTCGGGCTGCTGGCACTGGGCCTGCTGCAGGGCTGCGCGGGGCGCCGCGAAGAGGCGCCGGAGGCCGACCCGGCCAAGGTCCGCGCCCAGCTCATGCGCCTGCTGCCGGCCCAGGTCAAGGACCGCCAGGGTTGGGCCGAGGATATCCAGGTGGCCTTTCAGGCCCAGGGCATCAGCCCGAGCAAGAGCAACCTGTGCGCCGTGCTGGCGGTGACCGAGCAGGAGTCCACCTTCAATGCCGACCCTCAAGTGCCAAACCTGGGCCGCATCGCCCGGGAAGAGATCGACCGCCGGGCAGCTCGGCTGCATGTGCCCCGGCTGCTGGTCGATGGCGCCCTGAGCACGCCTTCGGCCAACGGCAAGACCTACCAGCAACGCCTGCTCGCCGTGCGCAGTGAAAAGCAGTTGAGCGCCCTGTACGACGAGGTGATCGGTGGCCTGCCGCTGGGGCGTTCGCTGCTGGGCGGGCTGAACCCGGTGCGCACCGGCGGGCCGATGCAGGTCAGCGTGGATTTTGCCGAACAACACGCCAAAGGCTATCCCTACGACCACCCGGGCAGCATTCGCCAGGAAGTGTTCAGCCGCCGTGGCGGGATGTACTTCGGTATCGCCCATCTGCTGGGCTACCCCACCCATTACCCGCGCCAGCTGTACCGCTTCGCCGACTTCAACGCGGGTTGGTACGCCAGCCGCAACGCCGCGTTCCAGGCGGCGCTGAGCCGGGCCAGTGGGGTGCCGCTGGCGCTCGACGGCGACCTGATCGCCCCCGGCGCGATCATGCCCGGCACCACCGAGCAGGCGGCACGCAAGCTGGGGGCGAAGCTGGGGCTGCGCAATCCGCAGATCAGGGCGCAGCTGGAGAAAGAGAATGACCTGGCGTTGGAGGAGACCGAGCTCTACCACAAGGTCTTCGCCCTGGCCGAAGCCAAGGCTGGCAAGCCCTTGCCAAGGGCGGTGCTGCCGGGGATCGAGCTGAAGAGCCCGAAAATCACCCGCAAGCTGACCACGGCCTGGTTTGCCGGCAGGGTGGATGAGCGTTATCAGCGTTGCATGAAGCGCTGA
- a CDS encoding PepSY domain-containing protein, producing the protein MSKKSRSKIWFLVHSWLALPIWFFVLIVCVTGTLAVISKEIVWLANPETRANPPSDDARRLSYDELLVAMQRDEPGIAVASLMTLSESHFAMLSDVTYPDGRTLRVYVNPYTGHIQGVPPQFNFEEFTRALHGWWLVPHTNGYSWGWYLVSLLGLPMLASLVTGLVIYKRFWKGFFKPTLRFNQGARIFWGDFHRLSGIWSIWFIAVISITGTWFLIKALLADNHIAISSQPIVPVVARETVPLTADGSPTPMISPDEAVRITQREIPGFTVDYVGFPSNAYAHLSIGGMSWYPLVYQKAEINPYTGKMEASRLLGDRKAVEIVTESMRPLHTGEFAGLTTKLIWFFFGLLLSMMVLSGLLIWSKRTALATANALKRSQKQARTAKQPVATEVTSSS; encoded by the coding sequence ATGTCGAAAAAGTCACGCTCGAAAATCTGGTTCCTCGTGCACAGCTGGCTGGCGCTGCCCATCTGGTTCTTCGTGCTCATCGTCTGCGTCACCGGCACCCTGGCGGTGATCAGCAAGGAGATCGTCTGGCTGGCCAATCCGGAAACCCGCGCCAATCCGCCTTCGGATGACGCCCGGCGGTTGTCCTACGACGAGCTGCTGGTGGCCATGCAGCGCGACGAGCCCGGCATCGCCGTGGCCAGCCTGATGACCCTGAGCGAGTCGCACTTCGCCATGCTGTCGGATGTCACTTACCCTGACGGCCGCACGCTGAGGGTCTACGTCAACCCCTACACCGGGCATATCCAGGGCGTTCCCCCGCAGTTCAACTTCGAGGAATTCACCCGCGCCCTGCACGGCTGGTGGCTGGTGCCGCACACCAATGGCTACAGCTGGGGCTGGTACCTGGTGTCACTGCTCGGGCTGCCGATGCTGGCTTCGCTGGTCACCGGCCTGGTGATCTACAAACGTTTCTGGAAAGGTTTCTTCAAGCCAACCTTGCGGTTCAATCAGGGCGCGCGGATCTTCTGGGGCGATTTCCACCGCCTGAGCGGCATCTGGTCGATCTGGTTCATCGCGGTGATTTCCATCACCGGCACCTGGTTCCTGATCAAGGCCCTGCTCGCCGACAACCATATCGCCATCTCCAGCCAGCCCATCGTGCCGGTGGTGGCACGGGAGACGGTGCCACTGACCGCCGACGGCAGTCCGACGCCGATGATCAGCCCGGACGAGGCCGTCAGGATCACCCAGCGCGAAATCCCGGGTTTCACCGTCGACTACGTCGGCTTCCCCAGCAACGCCTATGCCCATCTGAGCATCGGTGGCATGAGCTGGTATCCACTGGTGTACCAGAAAGCCGAGATCAACCCTTATACCGGCAAGATGGAAGCCAGCCGCTTGCTGGGCGATCGCAAGGCGGTTGAAATCGTCACCGAGTCCATGCGCCCGTTGCACACCGGCGAGTTCGCCGGCCTGACCACCAAGCTGATCTGGTTCTTCTTCGGCCTGCTGCTGAGCATGATGGTGCTCAGCGGCCTGCTGATCTGGAGCAAACGTACCGCCCTGGCCACCGCCAACGCGCTCAAGCGCAGCCAAAAGCAGGCGCGCACGGCCAAGCAGCCGGTTGCAACGGAGGTCACGTCCAGTTCTTGA
- a CDS encoding PepSY domain-containing protein — MARQSRKKSNSKLWFLVHSWLALPIWFFVLIVCFTGMLAVVSQEIVWLANADVRASKPDDDSQRMSYQQVLDAMHKAEPDLAVRFFSQPDGSHFALQASVTRADGTNALLYVNPYSGAIQGQRPDFDFEAFTRALHGWWLVPFSNGYSWGWYLVSLLGLPMLASLVTGLVVYKKFWRGFFKPVRTGHGRRIFWGDLHRLAGVWSIWFIAVISITGTWFLIQAILGDNHVTISSEPVTPVIARQQVPQTPDGSPAPRIDLDEAARIATQAVPGLDVSFISLPATAYSHYSMGGRGWYPLMFQTAEVNPYTRNVDAQFLLGDRSALEFVTESMRPLHTGDFGGLAIKLIWFFFGLVLTLMVFSGLLIWTKRTAQATRAALKRGERPARPITLEAHS; from the coding sequence ATGGCCCGACAATCGAGAAAGAAATCCAATTCCAAGCTGTGGTTTCTGGTGCACAGCTGGCTTGCCCTGCCGATCTGGTTCTTCGTCCTGATCGTCTGCTTCACCGGCATGCTCGCGGTGGTCAGCCAAGAAATCGTCTGGCTGGCCAACGCCGACGTGCGCGCCAGCAAGCCCGACGACGACAGCCAGCGCATGAGCTACCAGCAAGTGCTCGACGCGATGCACAAGGCCGAACCGGACCTGGCGGTGCGTTTCTTCAGCCAGCCGGACGGTTCGCACTTCGCCCTGCAGGCCTCGGTGACCCGCGCCGACGGCACCAACGCGCTGCTCTACGTCAACCCGTACAGCGGGGCCATCCAGGGCCAGCGCCCGGACTTCGACTTCGAAGCCTTCACCCGCGCCCTGCACGGCTGGTGGCTGGTGCCCTTCAGCAACGGCTACAGCTGGGGCTGGTACCTGGTGTCGCTGCTCGGGCTGCCGATGCTCGCCTCGCTGGTCACCGGGCTGGTGGTGTACAAGAAATTCTGGCGCGGCTTCTTCAAGCCCGTGCGCACCGGCCATGGCCGGCGGATCTTCTGGGGCGACCTGCACCGCCTGGCCGGCGTGTGGTCGATCTGGTTCATCGCGGTGATCTCCATCACCGGCACCTGGTTCCTGATCCAGGCGATCCTCGGCGACAATCACGTGACGATTTCCAGCGAGCCCGTCACGCCGGTGATCGCCCGCCAGCAGGTCCCGCAAACCCCCGACGGCAGCCCGGCGCCACGCATCGACCTGGACGAGGCGGCGCGCATCGCCACCCAGGCGGTCCCGGGCCTGGACGTCAGCTTCATCTCGCTGCCCGCCACCGCCTACAGCCACTACAGCATGGGCGGCCGCGGCTGGTACCCGCTGATGTTCCAGACCGCCGAGGTCAACCCCTACACGCGCAACGTCGACGCCCAGTTCCTGCTCGGCGACCGCTCGGCCCTGGAGTTCGTCACCGAATCCATGCGCCCCCTGCACACCGGTGACTTCGGTGGCCTGGCGATCAAGCTGATCTGGTTCTTCTTCGGCCTGGTGCTGACCTTGATGGTGTTCAGCGGCCTGCTGATCTGGACCAAACGCACCGCCCAGGCCACCCGCGCCGCCCTCAAGCGCGGCGAACGCCCGGCGCGCCCAATCACCCTGGAGGCCCACTCTTGA
- a CDS encoding metal ABC transporter solute-binding protein, Zn/Mn family produces MNLKKLTLALALSGLPLLAGATEVLTTLPVTHSLASALLEGTSVQLKRAAPANLPASRQPSYFSGRGGASLQKVAQQADAVIGVRSIWRDDPLYPMARRSNIRIVEIDAARPVDGALPGIAVKGDEAFAAYPWLNPTNLGRMADVVANDLERLSPADKAKIQANLAGIKRQMLELTANSQTRLAEVDNLTVVSLSERLGYLASGLNLDVVEQALPADDKWDEAALKALGDNLKAQDVALVLHHRQPDAKVAEVIAAAGAKLLVVESDADDTVAGLKASVEQVVKALGQG; encoded by the coding sequence ATGAACCTGAAAAAACTCACCCTGGCCCTGGCCCTGAGCGGCCTGCCGCTGCTGGCGGGCGCCACCGAAGTACTGACCACCCTGCCGGTGACCCACAGCCTGGCCAGCGCCTTGCTCGAGGGAACCTCGGTGCAGCTCAAGCGCGCCGCTCCGGCCAACCTGCCGGCCAGCCGTCAACCTTCGTATTTCAGCGGCCGTGGTGGCGCCAGCCTGCAGAAGGTGGCGCAACAGGCCGACGCGGTGATCGGCGTGCGCTCGATATGGCGCGACGACCCGCTCTACCCCATGGCCCGGCGCAGCAATATCCGTATCGTCGAGATCGACGCCGCGCGCCCGGTGGACGGCGCCCTGCCCGGCATCGCGGTCAAGGGCGACGAAGCCTTCGCCGCCTACCCCTGGCTCAACCCAACCAACCTGGGGCGCATGGCTGACGTGGTGGCCAATGACCTGGAGCGCCTTTCGCCAGCGGACAAAGCGAAGATCCAGGCCAACCTGGCCGGTATCAAGCGGCAGATGCTGGAGCTGACCGCCAACAGCCAGACGCGACTGGCCGAGGTCGACAACCTGACCGTGGTCAGCCTGTCCGAACGCCTGGGCTACCTGGCCAGCGGGCTGAACCTGGACGTGGTCGAGCAGGCGCTGCCGGCCGACGACAAGTGGGACGAAGCGGCGCTCAAGGCGCTTGGAGACAACCTCAAGGCGCAGGACGTGGCGCTGGTGCTGCACCATCGCCAGCCCGATGCCAAGGTGGCAGAAGTGATCGCCGCCGCCGGGGCGAAGCTGCTGGTGGTGGAGAGCGACGCGGACGATACCGTGGCCGGGCTCAAGGCCAGTGTCGAACAGGTGGTCAAGGCGCTCGGTCAGGGCTGA
- a CDS encoding metal ABC transporter permease, producing MSFETLRQLVQDWATAGYLPEALAYGFVVNALLAGVMIGPVLGGLGTLVVVKRFAFFSEAVGHAALTGVAIGILLGEPYTGPYGSLFGYCLLFGILLNFLRNRTGLSPDTLIGVFLSVSLALGASLLLMLAGKINVHILENVLFGSVLTVSAQDLLVLGIVAVLVLALALPLYNRIMLASFNPQLAAVRGVAVKTLDYLFVVLVTLVTVASVKVIGAILVGALLVIPAAAARLVSQSLKGFFFVSVIIATLSTLLGILLPIVFDLPVPSGAAIILVAGICFALAALARALVPRLQGNPA from the coding sequence ATGAGTTTCGAAACCTTGCGCCAACTGGTCCAGGACTGGGCCACGGCTGGCTATCTGCCCGAGGCGCTGGCCTATGGCTTCGTGGTCAACGCCCTGCTGGCGGGCGTGATGATCGGCCCGGTACTCGGCGGCCTGGGCACCCTGGTGGTGGTCAAGCGCTTTGCCTTCTTCTCCGAGGCGGTCGGCCACGCGGCGCTCACCGGGGTGGCCATCGGCATCCTGCTCGGCGAGCCCTACACTGGCCCGTACGGCAGCCTGTTCGGCTACTGCCTGCTGTTCGGCATCCTCCTCAACTTCCTGCGCAACCGCACCGGTCTGTCGCCGGACACCCTGATCGGCGTGTTCCTCTCGGTGTCGCTGGCCCTGGGCGCAAGCTTGTTGTTGATGCTGGCCGGCAAGATCAACGTGCACATCCTCGAGAACGTGCTGTTCGGCTCGGTGCTTACCGTCAGCGCCCAGGACCTGCTGGTGCTGGGCATCGTCGCGGTGCTGGTGCTGGCGCTGGCACTGCCGTTGTACAACCGCATCATGCTGGCCAGTTTCAACCCGCAGCTGGCGGCGGTGCGCGGGGTGGCGGTGAAGACCCTGGACTACCTGTTCGTGGTGCTGGTGACCCTGGTCACCGTGGCCTCGGTCAAGGTAATCGGCGCGATCCTGGTCGGCGCCCTGCTGGTGATCCCGGCGGCGGCGGCACGGCTGGTCAGCCAGTCGCTCAAGGGCTTCTTCTTCGTCTCGGTGATCATCGCCACCCTCAGTACGTTGCTCGGCATCCTGCTGCCGATCGTCTTCGACCTGCCGGTGCCCTCGGGCGCGGCGATCATCCTGGTCGCCGGGATCTGCTTCGCCCTCGCCGCCCTGGCCCGCGCCCTCGTCCCACGCCTGCAAGGAAACCCGGCATGA
- a CDS encoding thiamine pyrophosphate-binding protein has protein sequence MSQTDTLPPSGLKQLWLKWRFHLNILLILVPLGFMPKYFADASLFRGDSGLGANIIQDVQVGRWTLDLAELRDEAPRAEGPAGYFKAFNAACGNCNDGAKAIYLRVGKPRSLRAAGTIFFGAPARMGTSLPIPPRTRPDADIWITIEGWDGKMYQASVPLAKASPATAAWLEKQGGNK, from the coding sequence TTGAGCCAGACCGACACCCTGCCGCCCAGCGGCCTGAAGCAGCTGTGGCTGAAATGGCGCTTCCACCTGAACATCCTGCTGATCCTCGTGCCGCTGGGCTTCATGCCCAAGTACTTCGCCGACGCCAGCCTGTTCCGCGGCGACAGCGGCCTGGGCGCCAACATCATCCAGGACGTCCAGGTCGGGCGCTGGACACTGGACCTGGCCGAGCTGCGCGACGAAGCCCCGCGCGCCGAAGGCCCGGCCGGCTACTTCAAGGCTTTCAACGCCGCCTGCGGCAACTGCAACGACGGCGCCAAGGCCATCTACCTGCGGGTGGGCAAGCCGCGCAGCCTGCGCGCCGCCGGCACGATCTTCTTCGGCGCGCCGGCGCGCATGGGCACCTCGTTGCCGATCCCGCCACGCACCCGCCCCGACGCCGACATCTGGATCACCATCGAAGGCTGGGACGGCAAGATGTACCAGGCCTCGGTGCCGCTGGCCAAGGCATCCCCCGCCACCGCGGCCTGGCTTGAAAAACAAGGAGGCAACAAATGA
- a CDS encoding DUF6162 family protein — protein MSRAQVVRPAGAGHETLYVLLAAVLIVVLAASVVAVRGEREDEQAIAAHQLDARRDLNAAEQGIHTDLWVAVEEIRALREDNGVAPDAQALADEGLPPFVSDASSQSRGSHQWSLLANGAYLGRSQDAQVAGSFLVILPAASDAQPDVWLRRDSTALPPDALDSDALIAAGWQQIVTHYDAGVTRQHRH, from the coding sequence ATGAGCCGCGCCCAGGTGGTGCGCCCGGCCGGTGCCGGGCACGAGACCCTCTACGTGCTGCTGGCCGCCGTGCTGATCGTGGTGCTGGCCGCAAGCGTGGTGGCCGTGCGCGGCGAACGCGAGGATGAACAGGCCATCGCCGCCCACCAGCTTGACGCCCGCCGCGACCTCAATGCCGCCGAACAGGGCATCCACACCGACCTGTGGGTGGCCGTCGAGGAGATCCGCGCACTGCGCGAGGACAATGGCGTCGCCCCGGATGCCCAAGCCCTGGCCGACGAGGGGCTGCCACCCTTCGTCAGCGACGCCAGCAGCCAGAGCCGCGGCAGCCACCAGTGGTCGTTGTTGGCCAACGGTGCCTACCTTGGACGCAGCCAGGACGCCCAGGTGGCCGGCAGCTTCCTGGTGATCCTGCCAGCCGCCAGCGATGCCCAGCCGGATGTCTGGCTGCGCCGCGACAGCACCGCCCTGCCCCCGGACGCGCTGGACAGCGATGCGCTGATCGCCGCCGGCTGGCAGCAGATCGTCACCCACTACGACGCCGGGGTCACCCGCCAACACCGTCACTAA
- a CDS encoding metal ABC transporter ATP-binding protein — translation MTAAANFTSACGPRIEFDGIDLTLGRTRILENVRFSVAPGSVHAIVGPNGGGKSSLIKTLLGQMPHQGQLTLHWPGEREVIGYVPQALEFDRGLPMTVDDFMAAMCQRRPAFLGLSRRVRPEIDAALQRVGMLDKRKRRMGALSGGERQRVLLAQGLIPEPQLLVLDEPMSALDEAGIQVFEQLLHGWRQAGTTVLWIEHDLEAVLRLADRVTGLSRQVLFDAPPAQALTPERLLGLFSVHPRSESLA, via the coding sequence GTGACCGCCGCCGCCAACTTCACCAGCGCCTGCGGGCCGCGCATCGAGTTCGACGGCATCGACCTCACCCTCGGCCGCACGCGCATCCTCGAAAACGTGCGTTTCAGTGTCGCCCCGGGCAGCGTACACGCCATTGTCGGCCCCAACGGCGGCGGCAAGAGCTCGCTGATCAAGACCTTGCTCGGGCAGATGCCGCACCAGGGCCAGCTGACCCTGCACTGGCCCGGCGAGCGCGAGGTGATCGGCTACGTGCCCCAGGCCCTGGAGTTCGACCGCGGCCTGCCGATGACCGTGGACGACTTCATGGCCGCCATGTGCCAGCGCCGTCCGGCGTTCCTCGGCCTGTCGCGGCGCGTGCGCCCGGAAATCGACGCGGCGCTGCAACGGGTGGGCATGCTCGACAAGCGCAAGCGGCGCATGGGCGCCCTCTCCGGCGGCGAGCGCCAGCGCGTGCTGCTGGCCCAGGGGCTGATCCCCGAACCGCAGTTGCTGGTGCTGGACGAGCCGATGTCGGCCCTCGACGAGGCCGGTATCCAGGTGTTCGAGCAACTGCTGCACGGCTGGCGCCAGGCCGGCACCACCGTGCTGTGGATCGAGCACGACCTCGAAGCGGTGCTACGCCTGGCCGACCGCGTCACCGGGCTGAGCCGCCAGGTGCTGTTCGACGCCCCACCAGCCCAGGCCTTGACTCCCGAGCGCCTGCTCGGACTGTTCTCCGTCCACCCGCGCAGCGAGAGCCTTGCCTGA
- a CDS encoding TauD/TfdA family dioxygenase has protein sequence MGVAVGFTVRPLLPEQGRLPLLVEAGDDDTSLLDVFDELKVLVDEHLLRDGGILFRGFRLEGAEQFRQFAASFGHPLLNYEFGSTPRTNVTQGVYTSTEYPAHQHIPLHNEQAYSRDWPMKIWFYSMIAAKSGGQTPIADSREVYRRVPAHIRERFVSKGLMYVRNFGNGLDVSWEDVFNTEDPQEVEAYCKAHGITCEWKDDGELRTRQVCQAVAEHPVTGDKVWFNQAHLFHISNLPPEVRESLLDIVDEEDLPRNVYYGDGSPIEDEVLDEIRAVLEGCKISFLWQEGDVMMLDNMLAAHARAPFEGPRKVIVAMAEGHSLGQG, from the coding sequence ATGGGTGTTGCTGTGGGATTTACAGTGCGTCCGCTCTTGCCGGAGCAGGGACGTTTGCCATTGCTGGTGGAGGCCGGTGACGACGACACCAGCCTGCTGGATGTGTTCGATGAGCTCAAGGTGCTGGTGGACGAGCACCTGTTGCGCGATGGCGGCATCCTGTTCCGTGGTTTCCGCCTGGAGGGCGCCGAGCAATTCCGTCAGTTCGCCGCCAGTTTCGGCCATCCGCTGCTCAACTACGAGTTCGGCTCCACGCCGCGCACCAACGTCACCCAGGGGGTCTACACCTCCACCGAGTATCCGGCGCACCAGCACATCCCGTTGCACAACGAGCAGGCGTACTCGCGCGACTGGCCGATGAAGATCTGGTTCTACAGCATGATCGCGGCAAAGTCCGGCGGCCAGACGCCGATAGCCGACAGTCGCGAGGTCTATCGCAGGGTACCGGCGCACATTCGCGAGCGCTTCGTCAGCAAGGGCCTGATGTACGTGCGCAATTTTGGCAACGGGCTGGATGTGTCCTGGGAGGATGTGTTCAATACCGAGGATCCGCAGGAGGTCGAGGCCTACTGCAAGGCCCATGGCATCACCTGTGAATGGAAGGATGACGGTGAGCTGCGCACGCGCCAGGTATGCCAGGCGGTGGCCGAGCACCCGGTCACCGGCGACAAGGTCTGGTTCAACCAGGCGCACCTGTTCCATATTTCCAACCTGCCGCCCGAGGTGCGGGAAAGCCTGCTGGACATCGTCGACGAGGAAGACCTGCCGCGCAACGTCTACTACGGTGACGGTTCGCCCATCGAGGATGAAGTGCTCGACGAGATCCGTGCGGTGCTCGAGGGCTGCAAGATCAGCTTCCTCTGGCAGGAAGGCGACGTGATGATGCTCGACAACATGCTCGCCGCCCATGCCCGCGCGCCATTCGAAGGCCCGCGCAAGGTGATTGTGGCGATGGCCGAGGGGCACTCGCTGGGCCAGGGTTGA